One Spinacia oleracea cultivar Varoflay chromosome 4, BTI_SOV_V1, whole genome shotgun sequence DNA segment encodes these proteins:
- the LOC130471560 gene encoding uncharacterized protein codes for MDVQITLEARRKFEFLNGSITTPSSQCIESDWTAINAMLVSWITNTIEPECTAGSTHEIRRQQSKLHEFLMGLCSDYYAHLRTNILSQDPLPSLDRAYQLVTQEERVRTATSEQDDKPIEVVGFLQYAQTGHDVSKCYELVGYPDSWNNAARSDGGATRGSRYSRVGHGRGTVRANVVASGSSTLGSNVSNEGSSSQLFSNEQWQALAGLIGNTKVPDGGFNGKFDNDLWIIDTGASHHVNGNKEWLFDTHNFECPVGLPNDDISVAELQGCDQMKEVIGTGVRRDGLYYFGKTDSVQHVSVAEATSELELWHKRIGDPSEKVVKLLPPFSGIQGSLNKACEVCFRAKHARDKFHLSENKATRIFEKIHCDLWGSYKHVSSCGAPYFLTIVDDYSRAVWIYFLLDKTEIFRMFMSFIAMVESPDDVNIVLENNFDNHVEIHNDFGDYGDLVEETNVENNADLMGVGDDIPTDPPNSTLFLATIISCKDPKSFKEAMQCDSWRKPMKEEIQALEDNGTWTLEQLPPGKRALGSQWVYRTKYFSSGDIERLKSRLVVLGNHQQEGIDYNETFAPVAKMTNVRAFLAIAASKNWELH; via the exons ATGGACGTGCAAATAACGCTTGAAGCAAGACGAaagtttgaatttttgaatggcTCCATCACCACACCTTCATCGCAGTGCATAGAATCAGATTGGACAGCCATCAATGCTATGCTTGTTTCATGGATCACAAACACCATTGAACCCGAG TGTACAGCGGGTAGCACTCATGAAATTCGTCGCCAGCAATCTAAATTACATGAGTTCTTAATGGGATTATGTTCTGATTATTATGCACATTTGCGTACTAACATTTTGTCACAAGACCCCCTTCCCTCCCTTGATCGTGCTTATCAGTTGGTCACTCAAGAAGAAAGGGTGCGCACAGCCACGTCTGAACAGGATGATAAACCAATTGAGGTGGTTGGTTTTTTACAGTACGCACAG ACAGGCCATGATGTTAGCAAATGTTATGAGCTTGTTGGTTACCCAGATTCATGGAATAACGCAGCTCGTTCTGATGGTGGTGCAACTAGGGGCAGTAGATACTCTAGGGTTGGACATGGCCGCGGGACAGTCCGCGCTAATGTTGTTGCTTCTGGGAGCAGTACCTTGGGCTCCAATGTGTCGAATGAAGGCAGCAGCTCCCAGCTATTTTCCAATGAGCAGTGGCAAGCTCTCGCAGGTCTGATTGGTAATACAAAAGTTCCTGATGGAGGTTTTAATGGTAAGTTTGATAATGATTTGTGGATAATTGATACGGGAGCCTCACATCACGTAAATGGTAACAAAGAATGGTTATTTGATACTCATAATTTTGAATGTCCTGTTGGGTTGCCTAATGATGACATTTCAGTTGCAGAGTTACAAGGATGT GACCAAATGAAGGAGGTGATTGGAACGGGAGTTAGGAGAGACGGACTTTACTACTTTGGCAAAACTGATTCGGTGCAACATGTGTCTGTGGCTGAAGCAACATCAGAGTTAGAGTTGTGGCACAAACGGATAGGGGATCCTTCAGAGAAAGTGGTGAAGTTACTTCCTCCTTTTAGTGGTATTCAGGgtagtttaaacaaagcatgtGAGGTCTGCTTTCGTGCTAAACATGCTAGAGACAAATTTCATTTGAGTGAAAATAAGGCAACTCGTATTTTTGAGAAAATACATTGTGATTTATGGGGTTCTTACAAACATGTTTCATCTTGTGGAGCTCCTTATTTTTTAACAATTGTGGATGATTATTCTCGTGCTGTGTGGATTTATTTTTTGCTGGATAAAACAGAAATATTTCGCATGTTCATGTCTTTTATTGCTATGGTTGAAAG TCCCGATGATGTGAATATTGTACTAGAAAATAATTTTGATAATCATGTTGAGATTCACAACGATTTTGGAGATTATGGTGATTTAGTTGAAGAAACTAATGTTGAGAATAATGCTGATTTAATGGGTGTTGGGGATGATATTCCCACTGATCCACCAAACTCCACTCTT TTCCTTGCAACTATCATTTCTTGTAAGGATCCAAAATCCTTTAAGGAGGCTATGCAGTGTGATTCTTGGAGAAAACCTATGAAGGAGGAAATTCAGGCATTGGAAGATAATGGCACGTGGACCTTGGAACAACTTCCTCCAGGTAAACGTGCTTTGGGTAGTCAGTGGGTGTATCGCACCAAATATTTTTCCAGTGGCGATATTGAACGACTTAAGTCAAGATTGGTTGTTTTGGGCAACCACCAACAAGAAGGTATTgattataatgagacatttgctCCAGTTGCAAAAATGACTAATGTTCGTGCTTTTCTTGCCATTGCAGCTTCCAAAAATTGGGAGCTCCATTAG